The proteins below come from a single Myxococcus xanthus genomic window:
- a CDS encoding SMI1/KNR4 family protein translates to MSAHELAAEMEDLLLRIVPGLSEQWQGASPETIAHIERLAGRPLPPFYLWFLRRMGRCMGALTYPSLDFSAERILRCYAEKTIHPEPRFLLIGYESDEMMPLHLFYDFDAPVRDDALVTERYANGGELHDRFETLGEMLAWGALLKFRVNTMPQRCEGMLSCDDPDLLSQLDPVMFSLGFTKPITTGPRCGLYERNDAVLICERTPREELLGNQAFTLGGRDAGVLRRLLGRLTTESSLEVEVDEWTPALG, encoded by the coding sequence ATGTCAGCACACGAACTAGCAGCCGAGATGGAAGATCTACTCCTGAGGATCGTTCCAGGACTCTCAGAGCAGTGGCAGGGTGCCAGCCCGGAGACGATTGCACATATCGAGCGACTGGCAGGTCGGCCTCTGCCTCCGTTCTATCTGTGGTTCCTGCGTCGCATGGGACGTTGCATGGGGGCTCTGACCTATCCGAGCCTGGATTTCTCAGCAGAGCGTATTCTCCGCTGCTACGCAGAGAAGACGATCCATCCAGAACCGCGGTTTCTGCTCATTGGATATGAGTCTGATGAGATGATGCCACTGCATCTCTTCTACGATTTTGACGCACCGGTACGGGACGATGCGCTGGTGACGGAGCGGTACGCCAATGGCGGCGAGCTTCATGACAGGTTCGAAACTCTGGGTGAAATGTTGGCTTGGGGGGCGCTCCTGAAGTTCAGGGTCAACACGATGCCTCAGCGATGTGAAGGAATGCTCTCTTGTGACGATCCAGACCTCCTCTCTCAACTCGATCCAGTGATGTTCAGTCTGGGGTTCACCAAGCCGATTACAACCGGTCCTCGCTGTGGACTGTATGAACGGAACGATGCGGTCTTGATATGCGAGCGCACGCCCCGAGAAGAACTCCTGGGGAACCAGGCCTTCACTCTGGGCGGCCGTGATGCCGGAGTACTTAGAAGGCTCCTGGGAAGGCTCACCACCGAGTCCTCGTTGGAGGTCGAAGTCGACGAATGGACCCCAGCGCTTGGATGA
- a CDS encoding PAAR-like domain-containing protein, with translation MPKVSVNAPKTPVTEGSSGVAAATLPNVCKMPGPPAPFVPTPLPNIGKSGTEPKNYSKSVTIEGKKVAIRGATFGSMGDVASKGTGGGVVSSNVEGPTSFVGPGSMDTKIEGKNVQLLGDPMLNNCGPSGSPANAATMMGLLQVSGTVTAVNGNDRCPLCRKRHGPESTLEENPTTKVNAGRLAQRVARKVRGGELPSPFSTMLGVVQCLCGKKKTYADHSGPTLKGVCDSISDLKWVGPESGLPIDATKQKVKSFIRGRFGSRKTDFDKIWERLESRARKSKRGETSSAAYPPGSCAGPKALVYCLEDNAYPRGITERWHHSEKQPVDAKIKFRDAESGEEVEGHFGHGKTVPPCLTCNFLLPAMLCPEDKVLECQHTN, from the coding sequence ATGCCCAAGGTCTCAGTGAATGCGCCCAAGACCCCGGTAACTGAAGGAAGCAGTGGGGTTGCCGCAGCGACCCTGCCGAACGTGTGCAAGATGCCAGGGCCGCCGGCCCCGTTTGTACCAACACCGCTACCCAATATCGGCAAAAGCGGGACCGAGCCAAAGAACTACTCGAAAAGCGTCACAATTGAAGGGAAGAAGGTTGCGATTCGGGGCGCAACGTTTGGCTCCATGGGGGATGTGGCCAGCAAAGGAACCGGCGGCGGAGTGGTTTCCTCCAATGTGGAAGGTCCGACTAGTTTCGTCGGGCCCGGGTCCATGGACACGAAGATCGAGGGTAAAAACGTCCAACTGCTCGGCGACCCCATGCTCAACAACTGCGGACCGAGCGGGAGCCCAGCCAATGCGGCGACGATGATGGGCTTGCTTCAGGTGAGCGGCACGGTCACTGCTGTCAACGGGAATGACAGATGCCCACTTTGCAGGAAGCGCCATGGCCCCGAAAGCACGCTCGAAGAGAATCCTACGACGAAGGTCAACGCGGGGCGGCTGGCTCAGAGGGTTGCGAGGAAAGTGCGTGGCGGCGAACTCCCCAGTCCTTTTTCAACCATGCTGGGCGTGGTTCAGTGCCTGTGCGGCAAGAAGAAGACCTATGCGGATCACTCAGGGCCAACGCTCAAAGGCGTCTGTGACAGCATTTCGGACCTCAAGTGGGTCGGTCCGGAGAGTGGACTGCCGATTGACGCCACAAAACAAAAGGTCAAATCCTTCATTAGGGGACGATTTGGTAGTCGAAAGACCGATTTTGATAAGATATGGGAGAGACTTGAGTCCCGCGCAAGGAAGAGCAAGCGTGGCGAGACCTCGTCCGCAGCATATCCGCCCGGCTCCTGTGCTGGGCCCAAGGCACTTGTATACTGCCTGGAGGACAATGCATATCCAAGAGGCATCACCGAGCGCTGGCACCACAGCGAAAAGCAGCCAGTTGATGCGAAAATCAAGTTTCGCGATGCGGAGAGTGGCGAGGAAGTCGAAGGTCACTTCGGTCATGGCAAGACCGTTCCGCCATGTCTGACATGCAACTTTCTCCTCCCCGCGATGCTCTGTCCTGAAGACAAGGTACTGGAATGTCAGCACACGAACTAG